From Bacillus oleivorans, the proteins below share one genomic window:
- the purE gene encoding 5-(carboxyamino)imidazole ribonucleotide mutase, whose protein sequence is MNPEVAVIMGSKSDWETMKHACEVLDQLHISYEKKVVSAHRTPDLMFEFAEGARDRGIKVIIAGAGGAAHLPGMVAAKTTLPVIGVPVQSKALNGLDSLLSIVQMPGGVPVATVAIGKAGATNAGLLAAQIIGITNSTVAQKLENMRELTKQAVLESSDELV, encoded by the coding sequence ATGAATCCAGAAGTAGCTGTTATCATGGGGAGTAAGTCAGATTGGGAAACGATGAAGCATGCTTGCGAAGTATTGGATCAGCTCCATATTTCGTATGAAAAGAAAGTAGTATCTGCTCACCGGACCCCGGATCTAATGTTTGAATTTGCCGAAGGGGCACGTGATCGGGGCATTAAAGTGATAATCGCGGGAGCCGGCGGTGCTGCACATTTACCAGGTATGGTAGCTGCTAAGACAACCCTACCTGTTATCGGAGTACCGGTTCAGTCAAAAGCTCTAAACGGGCTGGACTCTTTACTTTCTATCGTTCAAATGCCTGGCGGAGTTCCGGTTGCAACTGTTGCGATTGGGAAAGCAGGCGCGACTAACGCAGGACTTTTAGCAGCTCAAATTATTGGTATAACAAATAGTACAGTAGCGCAAAAGCTTGAAAATATGAGAGAACTGACAAAACAGGCAGTTTTAGAAAGTAGTGATGAGCTTGTCTAA
- the purK gene encoding 5-(carboxyamino)imidazole ribonucleotide synthase, producing the protein MSLSKRMILPGQTIGIIGGGQLGRMMALAAKAQGFRIAVLDPVEDSPCGQVADEKIVGPYNDIEAIRELAAVSDVITYEFENIDAESLQWLYENAFVPQGTEILKITQNRVSEKAALVKAGVEVAPYAVIETAADLEAALKKIGCPAVLKTARGGYDGKGQFVIRTEKEIPQAAALLSQGVCVLEQWIDFEKEISVIMARNLDGELAVFPVAENIHRENILHQTIVPARIGEKEEALAIEMAQKIAVSLGLAGTLAVEMFLTEDGRIYINELAPRPHNTGHYTIEACETSQFEQHIRAVCNWPLGKVELLKPAVMVNILGEHQEAVIQKFKSYPNWKLHLYGKAEAKVKRKMGHVTLLTDSIEDALAEFTTSQIWETAKEKIGG; encoded by the coding sequence ATGAGCTTGTCTAAGCGGATGATTTTACCTGGTCAAACGATAGGAATCATTGGCGGCGGACAGTTGGGGAGAATGATGGCACTTGCTGCTAAAGCACAGGGGTTTCGGATTGCTGTTCTTGACCCGGTTGAGGATTCACCTTGCGGGCAAGTGGCTGACGAAAAAATCGTAGGTCCCTACAATGATATCGAAGCGATTCGAGAATTGGCTGCCGTAAGTGATGTGATTACCTATGAATTTGAAAATATCGATGCTGAAAGCTTGCAGTGGCTATATGAAAATGCGTTCGTTCCTCAAGGGACGGAAATTTTAAAAATTACGCAAAATCGGGTTAGCGAAAAAGCGGCACTTGTCAAAGCAGGAGTAGAGGTTGCACCTTATGCAGTGATCGAAACTGCGGCTGATTTAGAAGCAGCGCTTAAGAAAATCGGCTGCCCAGCTGTTTTAAAAACAGCAAGGGGCGGTTATGACGGCAAGGGACAATTTGTGATTCGCACCGAAAAGGAAATCCCGCAAGCAGCAGCGCTTTTATCACAAGGGGTTTGCGTGCTCGAACAATGGATTGATTTTGAAAAAGAGATTTCCGTGATTATGGCAAGAAATTTGGATGGTGAATTGGCTGTTTTTCCGGTCGCAGAAAACATTCATAGGGAAAATATTTTACATCAAACGATTGTACCGGCAAGAATCGGAGAAAAAGAGGAAGCATTGGCAATAGAAATGGCCCAAAAAATTGCGGTTTCCCTAGGCTTAGCCGGAACATTAGCTGTAGAAATGTTTTTAACAGAAGATGGCCGCATCTATATCAATGAACTTGCGCCAAGACCGCATAACACCGGGCATTATACGATTGAAGCCTGTGAGACATCGCAATTCGAACAGCATATCCGCGCAGTATGTAATTGGCCATTAGGAAAAGTCGAGCTATTAAAGCCCGCGGTTATGGTAAACATACTAGGAGAGCATCAGGAAGCTGTGATTCAAAAGTTTAAGTCCTATCCTAACTGGAAGCTTCATCTTTATGGAAAAGCTGAAGCGAAGGTGAAAAGGAAGATGGGGCATGTCACACTGTTAACAGACTCAATTGAGGATGCGCTTGCTGAATTTACAACAAGTCAAATCTGGGAAACTGCAAAGGAAAAGATCGGGGGATAA
- a CDS encoding cory-CC-star protein, whose translation MASKRISLKRLFQYYDEVLSLPHKSEVARELRDEDDLFLLLVYSDMLGIPNPAFYYTLELYPYILEKFHEWHIRMGMEKSPLTGFRCC comes from the coding sequence ATGGCTTCGAAAAGAATTTCTTTAAAACGATTATTTCAATATTATGATGAAGTTTTAAGTCTTCCCCATAAATCTGAAGTCGCGAGAGAGCTGCGTGATGAGGACGATTTATTCCTCCTCCTTGTCTATTCCGACATGCTCGGTATTCCCAACCCTGCCTTTTATTACACGCTTGAACTATATCCCTATATACTAGAAAAATTTCATGAATGGCATATCCGGATGGGGATGGAAAAGTCGCCGCTGACTGGATTTAGGTGCTGCTGA
- a CDS encoding UTP--glucose-1-phosphate uridylyltransferase, translating to MIKKAIIPAAGYGTRSLPITKVVPKELFPIGNKPAIHYVVEEAVLAGVEEILIIVSRTKNMISDYFDRSLELETFLKQNNKSHLLEKMKIPEIRIQYIRQTFARGLGDAILLGKSFVGNEAFAVLLPDEIILGHENTGLSQLVSQYEKHKNSVLGLAEVEQHKLSNYGVISPENKNDQFIKVASIVEKPKLNPPSNLAVMGRYIFNPAIFHFLEKTKPDATGEIQLTDAMNSMLLLEDFDGILIEGDRYDISKLEEYIAANQFVQFKEKC from the coding sequence TTGATCAAAAAAGCGATTATACCTGCAGCTGGTTACGGGACAAGGTCTCTCCCCATTACTAAGGTCGTTCCAAAAGAATTATTTCCGATTGGAAATAAGCCCGCGATACATTACGTGGTAGAGGAAGCAGTCTTAGCAGGAGTTGAAGAGATCCTCATTATTGTTTCCAGAACGAAAAATATGATATCTGATTATTTTGATCGCTCCCTTGAGCTAGAAACATTTTTAAAGCAAAACAATAAGAGTCATTTACTCGAAAAAATGAAAATACCGGAGATCAGGATTCAATACATTCGCCAGACATTTGCCAGGGGATTAGGAGATGCGATATTACTAGGAAAAAGTTTTGTGGGCAATGAAGCTTTTGCCGTACTGCTTCCCGACGAGATCATCTTGGGCCATGAAAACACTGGTCTCTCACAATTAGTTTCTCAATATGAGAAACATAAGAATAGTGTGCTGGGACTTGCTGAGGTAGAGCAACATAAACTGTCAAACTATGGTGTGATCAGTCCCGAAAATAAAAATGACCAGTTTATTAAAGTTGCCTCTATTGTAGAAAAACCAAAATTGAATCCCCCTTCCAATCTTGCCGTAATGGGAAGATATATCTTTAATCCAGCTATTTTTCATTTTCTAGAAAAAACAAAGCCTGATGCAACAGGAGAAATTCAGTTGACAGATGCAATGAATTCTATGTTACTGCTTGAGGACTTTGATGGTATATTGATTGAAGGAGATCGCTACGATATCAGCAAGCTGGAGGAATACATTGCCGCCAATCAATTTGTTCAATTCAAAGAGAAGTGTTGA
- the purL gene encoding phosphoribosylformylglycinamidine synthase subunit PurL produces MSLMLEPSPEQIKAEKIYRDMGLSDEEFRVAENILGRTPNYTETGLFSVMWSEHCSYKNSKPVLKKFPTSGEKVLQGPGEGAGIVDIGDGQAVVFKIESHNHPSAIEPYQGAATGVGGIIRDVFSMGARPIALLNSLRFGELESDRVKYLFKEVVAGIAGYGNCIGIPTVGGEIQFEASYEGNPLVNAMCVGLIDHKDIKKGQAHGVGNTVMYVGAKTGRDGIHGATFASEELTEQSDEKRPAVQVGDPFMEKLLLEACLELIQSDALVGIQDMGAAGLTSSSAEMASKAGSGIEMNLDLVPQREKGMTAYEMMLSESQERMLIVVKKGREQEIADLFSKYDLEAVAVGHVTDDKRLRLIHKGEVVADVPVDALAEDAPVYHKPSREPEYFRKFQAMDNSIPQVENYGETLLQLLKQPTIASKEWVYNQYDYMVRTNTVVAPGSDAAVVRIRGTRKALAMTTDCNSRYLYLDPETGGKIAVAEAARNIVASGGQPLALTDCLNFGNPEKPEIFWQLEKAVDGMSEACRVLQTPVIGGNVSLYNETNGTAVYPTPVVGMVGLIEDLDHITTQNFKAAGDLIYVLGETKPEFGGSELQKLLSGKIFGKAPELNLEVEEKNQKQVLDAIRSGLIESAHDLAEGGLSVALAESLIGSNGLGAQVTIHGDVVSSLFSESQSRFLLTVKKENKAAFENLVEATLIGEVTSTPTLQILSDEGEILSQDVEELEQAWKGAIPCLLS; encoded by the coding sequence ATGTCATTAATGCTTGAACCAAGTCCAGAACAAATTAAAGCAGAAAAAATCTATCGCGATATGGGTCTGTCTGATGAAGAATTTCGGGTGGCAGAAAACATTCTTGGACGTACACCGAATTACACGGAAACTGGCTTATTTTCGGTTATGTGGTCTGAGCATTGCAGCTATAAAAACTCCAAGCCTGTTCTTAAAAAATTCCCTACCTCAGGAGAAAAAGTACTTCAAGGGCCAGGGGAAGGAGCTGGAATTGTTGATATTGGGGATGGCCAGGCGGTTGTATTTAAAATTGAAAGTCATAACCATCCTTCCGCGATCGAGCCGTATCAAGGAGCAGCTACCGGAGTTGGCGGAATTATCCGTGATGTATTTTCAATGGGGGCAAGACCAATCGCTCTGCTTAACTCGTTACGCTTTGGTGAGCTAGAGTCCGATCGGGTGAAATATCTATTCAAGGAAGTTGTAGCCGGTATTGCCGGATACGGGAACTGTATCGGAATCCCGACTGTAGGCGGAGAAATCCAATTTGAAGCATCTTACGAAGGAAATCCGCTTGTTAATGCGATGTGTGTCGGTTTAATCGACCATAAAGATATTAAAAAAGGGCAAGCTCATGGAGTAGGTAATACCGTGATGTATGTCGGAGCGAAAACTGGCCGGGACGGAATCCATGGCGCTACGTTTGCATCAGAAGAATTAACGGAGCAATCCGATGAAAAGCGGCCAGCTGTTCAAGTAGGAGATCCTTTTATGGAAAAACTTCTGCTCGAAGCTTGCTTAGAACTGATTCAATCAGATGCCCTTGTCGGAATTCAAGATATGGGTGCAGCAGGATTGACAAGCTCAAGTGCTGAGATGGCAAGTAAAGCTGGTTCTGGTATAGAAATGAATCTAGACCTTGTCCCACAGCGGGAAAAAGGTATGACTGCTTATGAAATGATGCTTTCAGAATCCCAGGAACGGATGCTAATTGTTGTGAAAAAGGGAAGAGAGCAAGAAATCGCGGATTTATTTTCGAAGTATGATTTAGAAGCAGTCGCGGTCGGTCATGTAACCGATGATAAGCGCTTGCGCCTAATCCACAAGGGTGAAGTTGTAGCCGATGTTCCAGTCGATGCATTAGCTGAGGATGCGCCAGTTTATCATAAGCCATCCCGTGAACCTGAGTATTTCCGCAAGTTCCAGGCAATGGATAACTCGATTCCACAGGTTGAAAACTACGGAGAAACGCTGCTGCAGCTATTAAAGCAGCCTACGATTGCAAGTAAAGAGTGGGTCTACAATCAATATGATTACATGGTTCGTACCAATACGGTTGTAGCCCCTGGTTCGGATGCAGCCGTTGTCAGAATTAGAGGTACACGAAAAGCACTGGCAATGACAACTGATTGTAACTCAAGATATCTCTATTTAGATCCTGAAACTGGCGGGAAAATTGCAGTGGCAGAGGCGGCACGAAATATCGTTGCTTCCGGTGGACAGCCCCTTGCTCTTACAGATTGTCTCAACTTTGGCAACCCTGAAAAGCCTGAAATCTTTTGGCAGCTTGAAAAAGCCGTTGATGGAATGAGTGAGGCTTGCCGGGTACTGCAAACCCCAGTTATTGGCGGAAACGTTTCATTATATAACGAAACAAACGGCACCGCAGTTTATCCGACTCCAGTCGTTGGAATGGTCGGTCTTATCGAAGATTTAGATCACATTACCACCCAAAACTTTAAGGCAGCTGGCGACCTTATTTATGTGCTTGGTGAAACAAAACCTGAATTTGGCGGCAGCGAACTGCAAAAGCTGCTTTCCGGAAAAATCTTCGGGAAAGCTCCTGAACTGAATTTAGAAGTGGAAGAAAAGAATCAGAAGCAAGTACTTGATGCGATTCGTTCAGGCCTAATTGAGTCTGCTCATGACTTGGCAGAAGGCGGTTTATCCGTCGCATTAGCTGAGAGCTTAATAGGTTCAAACGGTCTCGGGGCTCAAGTAACGATCCATGGTGATGTTGTTTCAAGCCTATTCAGTGAGTCTCAATCTCGTTTTCTATTAACGGTTAAAAAAGAAAACAAAGCAGCATTTGAAAATTTAGTAGAGGCTACTTTAATCGGGGAAGTCACTTCTACACCTACTCTTCAGATTCTTTCAGATGAAGGAGAAATCCTAAGCCAGGATGTAGAGGAATTAGAGCAAGCCTGGAAAGGAGCGATTCCATGCTTGCTGAGCTAA
- the purQ gene encoding phosphoribosylformylglycinamidine synthase subunit PurQ, with amino-acid sequence MKFAVIVFPGSNCDVDMYHAIKDELGEDVEYVWHDAESLDGFDGILLPGGFSYGDYLRSGAIARFSKVMKEVIKAADAGIPILGVCNGFQILLESGLLPGAMRRNESLQFICKPVTLQVKNNETMFSSAYQQGEEITIPIAHGEGNYYCDEETLKQLKENKQIVFTYKNNPNGSLENIAGIINERGNVLGMMPHPERAVDSLLGGADGLKLFKSIVHHWREAHVINA; translated from the coding sequence GTGAAATTTGCTGTAATTGTTTTTCCTGGCTCCAATTGCGATGTAGATATGTATCATGCGATCAAGGACGAATTAGGAGAAGACGTAGAATATGTATGGCACGATGCTGAGAGTCTAGATGGATTTGACGGAATTCTGCTTCCAGGCGGCTTCTCTTATGGTGACTATTTACGTTCTGGTGCGATTGCCCGCTTTAGCAAGGTTATGAAAGAGGTTATTAAGGCAGCAGATGCCGGGATACCAATCCTTGGGGTCTGCAATGGATTTCAAATTTTGCTTGAATCCGGTCTGCTTCCTGGTGCTATGCGCCGTAATGAAAGTCTTCAATTTATTTGTAAACCAGTGACACTACAGGTTAAGAATAATGAAACCATGTTCTCTTCTGCCTACCAGCAGGGAGAAGAAATTACAATTCCAATCGCTCATGGCGAAGGAAATTATTATTGTGATGAAGAGACGTTAAAACAACTCAAAGAAAATAAGCAAATTGTTTTTACCTATAAAAATAATCCGAATGGCAGCCTTGAAAACATTGCCGGGATTATCAATGAAAGAGGAAATGTACTCGGAATGATGCCCCATCCGGAAAGAGCGGTTGATTCTCTTCTAGGTGGAGCAGATGGTCTTAAGCTTTTCAAATCGATTGTACATCATTGGAGGGAAGCACATGTCATTAATGCTTGA
- the purC gene encoding phosphoribosylaminoimidazolesuccinocarboxamide synthase — translation MEKRALLYEGKAKKVYSTDEPTIVWIEYKDSATAFNGEKKSEIAGKGRLNNEITSLIFSKLEQEGIPSHFVKRISETEQLVKKVDIIPLETVVRNVAAGSFSKRLGIQEGTPLSKPLVEFYFKNDELGDPLIIDDHIYELQLATPEEVALLKEKALQVNDVLTQWFADLGVQLIDFKLEFGKDTSGTVLLADEISPDTCRLWDMETKEKLDKDVFRRDLGSLTDAYENIFARIASK, via the coding sequence ATGGAAAAAAGAGCACTGTTATACGAAGGAAAAGCGAAAAAAGTATATAGCACAGATGAACCGACCATTGTTTGGATCGAATATAAAGATTCAGCCACCGCCTTCAACGGTGAAAAGAAATCAGAAATTGCCGGAAAGGGACGTCTGAATAACGAGATTACCAGTTTAATATTTTCAAAGCTTGAACAGGAAGGAATTCCATCACATTTCGTCAAACGGATTTCTGAAACTGAACAGCTTGTAAAAAAAGTGGATATTATTCCGCTTGAAACAGTTGTACGGAATGTAGCAGCAGGAAGTTTTTCAAAGCGGCTCGGAATACAGGAAGGAACACCATTATCTAAACCGCTCGTCGAATTTTATTTTAAAAATGATGAACTCGGTGATCCGCTCATTATTGATGATCATATTTACGAACTGCAACTCGCAACACCTGAAGAAGTCGCATTACTTAAGGAAAAAGCGCTTCAAGTCAACGATGTTCTCACTCAATGGTTTGCGGACTTAGGCGTACAGCTCATAGATTTTAAATTAGAGTTCGGCAAAGACACAAGCGGCACTGTCTTGCTTGCAGACGAAATATCTCCGGATACTTGCCGTCTTTGGGATATGGAAACAAAGGAAAAACTCGATAAGGATGTGTTCCGCCGGGATTTAGGCAGTTTAACCGATGCCTATGAAAATATTTTCGCTCGAATCGCAAGCAAGTAA
- a CDS encoding carbon starvation CstA family protein, which produces MQGIFLAIFGGIIFFLGYRYYSKFLAEKIYRLDPNYVTPAHQYNDGVDFVPTNKFVLWGHHFTSVAGAAPIVGPAIAVYWGWLPALLWVTLGTIFAAGAHDFGTLVLSVRNKGQSVGTIANRLIGQKAKILFLFIILLLVLMVNAVFAWVIANLFVNFPASVLSVFIQIPLAVWIGYRVYKKKGGLLVPSLVALVVMYAAAIVASYYPVLQIDLVKYFGGAEATGLFGMSATSLAFFVWIIVLMVYVYIASTLPVWKLLQPRDYINSHQLVVGLLILYLGLLITNPEVTAPMTNPNATDVSWFPLLFITIACGAISGFHGLVSSGTSSKQLNKETDARFVGYLGAVGEGILALISIIAVVTLFPSTDEFLAKYSSFTAANGSGLSSFVEGAGKLATGLGIPEFVATTIVSVIVISFAATTLDSSVRLMRYIIAEIGEEYNFKAITTKHSATTIAVVASAALTLLPKGPNGFGSGGYLLWPLFGTSNQLLAGISLLLIAIWLKRLGRNYMPAFIPMAFLMFMTLWAMISQVFTTWMPFGGSNANWLLFIFGAIILVFAFWILITAVSVLSKKSDDKISIDA; this is translated from the coding sequence ATGCAAGGTATTTTCTTAGCTATATTTGGAGGTATTATTTTCTTCTTAGGTTATCGCTATTATTCTAAATTTCTTGCAGAAAAAATTTACCGGCTTGATCCAAATTATGTAACACCCGCCCATCAATATAATGATGGAGTGGACTTTGTTCCTACGAACAAATTTGTTTTATGGGGACACCACTTTACTTCTGTGGCGGGAGCTGCGCCAATCGTTGGGCCAGCAATTGCGGTGTATTGGGGCTGGCTGCCTGCTTTACTATGGGTCACATTAGGAACGATTTTTGCAGCCGGCGCTCACGACTTTGGAACTCTAGTCCTTTCGGTCCGAAACAAGGGACAATCGGTCGGAACGATTGCTAACAGATTAATCGGACAAAAAGCTAAAATATTGTTCTTATTTATCATTTTGTTATTAGTACTAATGGTAAATGCGGTATTTGCTTGGGTTATTGCGAATTTATTTGTTAACTTTCCGGCAAGCGTTCTGTCTGTCTTTATCCAGATCCCGCTCGCTGTTTGGATTGGTTATAGGGTGTATAAGAAAAAAGGAGGCTTATTAGTTCCATCACTTGTTGCCCTTGTCGTCATGTATGCAGCAGCGATTGTGGCTAGCTATTATCCAGTTCTGCAAATTGACCTTGTTAAATACTTTGGCGGTGCAGAAGCAACTGGATTGTTTGGAATGTCGGCAACATCACTGGCTTTCTTTGTCTGGATTATCGTATTAATGGTGTACGTGTATATTGCCTCAACTTTACCTGTATGGAAGCTATTGCAGCCAAGAGACTATATTAACTCTCACCAGCTGGTTGTTGGTCTGTTAATTCTATACTTAGGACTGCTTATTACAAATCCAGAAGTAACGGCTCCAATGACAAATCCGAATGCAACCGATGTGTCTTGGTTCCCGCTTCTCTTTATTACAATTGCCTGCGGTGCGATTTCCGGATTCCACGGTCTAGTGTCATCAGGAACATCTTCAAAACAGTTGAATAAAGAAACAGATGCCCGCTTTGTTGGGTACTTAGGGGCAGTTGGCGAAGGAATTTTAGCTTTAATTTCGATTATTGCTGTTGTCACTTTATTCCCGTCGACTGATGAGTTTCTCGCAAAGTATTCCAGCTTTACAGCAGCAAATGGCTCTGGTTTATCTTCTTTTGTTGAGGGTGCAGGCAAATTAGCGACAGGACTGGGCATTCCAGAATTTGTTGCGACCACAATTGTTTCCGTTATCGTCATTAGCTTTGCTGCGACAACGCTTGATTCTTCCGTGCGTTTAATGCGATACATTATTGCTGAAATTGGCGAAGAATACAATTTCAAAGCCATCACAACCAAGCATTCCGCAACAACAATTGCAGTTGTTGCTAGTGCTGCGCTAACATTGCTGCCAAAAGGTCCAAACGGCTTTGGTTCAGGCGGTTACTTGCTATGGCCTTTATTCGGAACTTCTAACCAGCTCCTTGCCGGAATCAGCTTGCTGCTAATCGCAATTTGGCTAAAACGACTTGGAAGGAATTATATGCCTGCCTTTATTCCAATGGCATTTCTCATGTTTATGACGCTCTGGGCGATGATATCCCAAGTCTTCACAACATGGATGCCGTTCGGCGGATCCAATGCCAACTGGCTCCTGTTCATATTCGGTGCAATCATTCTTGTGTTTGCCTTCTGGATTTTGATCACCGCCGTTTCTGTATTAAGCAAAAAATCGGACGATAAAATTTCTATTGATGCTTAA
- the purS gene encoding phosphoribosylformylglycinamidine synthase subunit PurS, protein MYKVKVFVTLRESVLDPQGTAVKNSLHSLQYTDVAEVRIGKFMELTIEKTDRDVEEVVKEICNKVLANPVIEDYRYEIEECVAQ, encoded by the coding sequence ATGTACAAAGTGAAGGTTTTCGTGACATTAAGAGAAAGTGTATTAGATCCGCAAGGGACTGCAGTAAAGAATTCTTTACATTCACTCCAATATACAGATGTGGCTGAGGTCCGAATCGGTAAATTTATGGAGCTTACCATCGAAAAAACGGACCGCGACGTTGAAGAGGTTGTGAAAGAGATCTGTAATAAGGTGCTAGCGAATCCGGTCATTGAAGATTACCGCTATGAGATTGAGGAGTGTGTTGCTCAGTGA
- the purB gene encoding adenylosuccinate lyase: MIDRYTRPEMGAIWTEENRFKAWLEVEILACEAWAELGDIPKEDVQKIREKASFDINRIKEIEEETRHDVVAFTRAVSETLGEERKWVHYGLTSTDVVDTALSYQIKQANQIILKDLENFIEILKNKAQENKYTVMMGRTHGVHAEPTTFGLKLALWYEEMKRNLERFKQAAKGIEYGKISGAVGTYANIDPFVEQYVCEKLGIKPAPISTQTLQRDRHANYMSVIALIATSIEKFAVEIRGLQKSETREVEEFFAKGQKGSSAMPHKRNPIGSENMTGMARVIRGYMMTAYENVPLWHERDISHSSAERIILPDATIALNYMLNRFGNIVKNLTVFPENMKRNMERTLGLIYSQRVLLALIDKGLPREEAYDTVQPLAMEAWEKQVPFKGLVQASEAIQSKLSQTEIDDCFDYSYHLKHVDTIFDRLGL; this comes from the coding sequence ATGATTGATCGCTATACTCGTCCAGAAATGGGCGCGATTTGGACAGAAGAAAATCGTTTTAAAGCTTGGCTGGAGGTAGAAATCTTAGCTTGTGAAGCCTGGGCTGAGCTAGGTGATATTCCGAAAGAGGATGTTCAAAAAATCAGGGAAAAGGCTTCCTTTGATATAAATCGAATCAAAGAAATCGAAGAAGAAACTCGACACGATGTTGTTGCGTTCACACGTGCCGTTTCTGAAACACTAGGAGAAGAAAGAAAGTGGGTTCACTACGGATTAACCTCTACAGATGTCGTTGATACTGCTCTTTCTTACCAAATTAAACAGGCGAATCAAATTATTTTAAAGGACTTGGAAAACTTCATCGAGATTTTGAAGAATAAGGCACAAGAGAACAAATATACAGTGATGATGGGAAGAACACATGGTGTCCATGCAGAGCCAACGACTTTCGGGCTTAAGCTTGCATTATGGTATGAAGAAATGAAGCGAAACCTGGAGCGCTTTAAGCAAGCTGCTAAAGGAATTGAGTACGGGAAAATTTCAGGAGCGGTTGGAACCTATGCCAACATTGATCCATTTGTCGAGCAATATGTTTGCGAAAAGCTTGGGATTAAGCCGGCTCCAATTTCAACACAAACTTTGCAGCGTGATCGGCACGCGAACTACATGTCAGTGATTGCGCTGATTGCGACCTCTATTGAAAAGTTTGCGGTTGAAATTCGCGGACTGCAAAAGAGTGAAACCCGTGAGGTTGAAGAATTTTTTGCAAAAGGTCAAAAAGGATCTTCAGCCATGCCGCATAAACGTAATCCAATTGGTTCTGAAAATATGACAGGTATGGCTCGTGTCATTCGCGGATACATGATGACCGCATACGAAAATGTGCCGCTCTGGCATGAACGTGATATCTCGCATTCTTCAGCAGAAAGAATTATTCTGCCAGACGCAACGATTGCCTTGAATTATATGCTCAATCGCTTTGGCAATATCGTAAAGAACTTAACCGTTTTCCCAGAAAATATGAAACGCAATATGGAACGCACACTTGGTTTAATCTACTCTCAGCGTGTGCTGCTTGCCTTGATTGACAAAGGTCTTCCCCGCGAAGAAGCCTATGATACCGTGCAGCCCCTTGCCATGGAAGCATGGGAAAAACAAGTCCCATTCAAAGGCTTGGTGCAAGCCAGTGAAGCGATCCAATCCAAGCTATCACAAACCGAAATCGATGACTGCTTCGACTACAGCTACCACCTCAAACACGTCGACACCATTTTTGATCGATTAGGGCTGTGA